One window from the genome of Streptomyces sp. WZ-12 encodes:
- a CDS encoding ABC transporter permease, whose amino-acid sequence MTTLIKLEILRALRNKKFMFFSVIYPPALYLLIAGGADNKPLTGTGLTMGLYYMVSMSAFGAMTAVLLGNSERIAKEREQGWVRQLRLTALPGRGYVAAKIAAAATVSLPSILLVLIAGAVVKDVRLEAWQWLAIAVGTWLGSFVFAALGVAIGYVATGDAVRPVSMLCFFALAFLGGLWMPMTLLPQWVQNISEWLPTHAYAALGTAVEAGGAPHVKDVTILLGYLILFVGGAAWLYRKDTRKA is encoded by the coding sequence ATGACCACTCTGATCAAGCTGGAGATCCTCCGCGCGCTGCGGAACAAGAAGTTCATGTTCTTCTCGGTGATCTACCCGCCGGCGCTCTACCTCCTCATCGCCGGCGGCGCCGACAACAAGCCGCTCACCGGCACCGGCCTCACCATGGGTCTCTACTACATGGTCTCGATGTCCGCCTTCGGCGCCATGACGGCCGTCCTGCTCGGCAACAGCGAGCGGATAGCCAAGGAGCGAGAGCAGGGCTGGGTGCGCCAGCTCCGCCTGACCGCGCTGCCCGGCCGGGGCTATGTCGCCGCGAAGATAGCCGCCGCGGCGACGGTCAGCCTGCCCTCGATCCTGCTGGTCCTGATCGCCGGTGCGGTCGTCAAGGACGTCCGGCTCGAAGCCTGGCAGTGGCTCGCCATCGCCGTCGGCACCTGGCTCGGCAGCTTCGTCTTCGCCGCCCTGGGCGTCGCCATCGGCTACGTGGCCACCGGCGACGCGGTCCGCCCGGTCTCCATGCTCTGCTTCTTCGCGCTGGCCTTCCTCGGCGGCCTGTGGATGCCGATGACGCTGCTGCCACAGTGGGTGCAGAACATCTCCGAATGGCTCCCGACGCACGCCTACGCGGCGCTGGGCACCGCCGTCGAGGCCGGCGGCGCCCCGCACGTCAAGGACGTGACCATCCTGCTGGGCTACCTCATCCTCTTCGTGGGCGGTGCGGCCTGGCTGTACCGCAAGGACACTCGAAAGGCATGA
- a CDS encoding response regulator transcription factor — protein sequence MIRLLLAEDQSMVREALAALLSLEDDLEVVAQAARGDEVLAQARAHAIDVALLDIEMPGMTGLDAAARLRDELPGVKVVILTTFGRPGYLRRAMEAGADAFLVKDAPAAQLADAVRRVLDGERVIDPALAAAALADGASPLTERERDVLRAAADGSTNAEIATALHLSQGTVRNYLSLAIQKTGARNRAEAVRTARDKGWL from the coding sequence ATGATCAGACTGCTGCTGGCGGAGGACCAGTCCATGGTCCGGGAGGCGCTGGCGGCGCTGTTGTCCCTGGAGGACGACCTGGAGGTCGTCGCCCAGGCGGCCCGCGGGGACGAGGTCCTCGCCCAGGCCAGGGCGCATGCGATCGACGTCGCGCTGCTGGACATCGAGATGCCGGGGATGACCGGGCTGGACGCCGCGGCGCGGCTGCGCGACGAGTTGCCCGGCGTGAAGGTCGTCATCCTCACCACCTTCGGACGCCCCGGGTATCTACGCCGCGCCATGGAGGCGGGCGCGGACGCCTTCCTGGTCAAGGACGCCCCGGCCGCCCAGCTCGCGGACGCGGTGCGCCGGGTGCTGGACGGTGAGCGGGTCATCGACCCGGCGCTGGCGGCGGCCGCGTTGGCCGACGGTGCCAGCCCGCTGACCGAGCGCGAGCGCGATGTCCTGCGGGCCGCCGCCGACGGCTCCACCAACGCCGAGATCGCCACCGCCCTGCACCTCTCCCAGGGCACGGTCCGCAACTACCTCTCGCTCGCCATCCAGAAGACCGGCGCCCGCAACCGCGCGGAGGCCGTCCGCACCGCCCGCGACAAGGGTTGGCTCTAG
- a CDS encoding ABC transporter permease, with translation MTSPSQTAASTSDSPGPAPKGLKKEKKKGTGGELVGRSPGQLMWARFKRDRSGVICGIVVLAFFLVAALAPVIAKLYGKNPYTLYGGQDPSLLDEFSYPAGPNGGMSSDFWFGIEPGLGRDLFTNLLYGMRTSLGISLAVTILVVVTGTIIGITAGYLGGRTDYWVGRLIDFLLAFPSQLTFVAFMPAVIALFVAPGDETPTYIRVIALILVQWALGWMGLARLLRGQVMSLRERDFVEAARITGASPWRIITKELLPNVVTPILVQSTYMLPLFVTAEAGLSFMGVGIVDPTPDWGRLFKTAGQIYENDPTYLLFPGAAMVIFVLCFNLLGDSVRDAFDPKSGR, from the coding sequence ATGACTAGTCCATCCCAGACCGCGGCAAGCACGTCTGATTCACCAGGACCTGCGCCCAAGGGTCTGAAGAAGGAGAAGAAGAAGGGCACGGGCGGTGAGCTCGTCGGCCGTTCCCCCGGGCAGTTGATGTGGGCGCGCTTCAAGCGCGACCGCAGCGGCGTGATCTGCGGGATCGTCGTGCTCGCCTTCTTCCTCGTCGCGGCCCTGGCCCCGGTGATCGCCAAGCTCTACGGCAAGAACCCGTACACGCTCTACGGCGGCCAGGACCCGAGCCTGCTGGACGAGTTCAGCTACCCGGCAGGGCCCAACGGCGGCATGTCCAGCGACTTCTGGTTCGGCATCGAGCCGGGCCTCGGCCGCGACCTGTTCACCAACCTGCTCTACGGCATGCGGACTTCGCTGGGCATCTCGCTCGCGGTCACCATCCTGGTGGTCGTCACCGGCACCATCATCGGCATCACGGCCGGCTACCTGGGCGGCCGGACCGACTACTGGGTCGGCCGACTGATCGACTTCCTGCTCGCCTTCCCCAGCCAGTTGACGTTCGTGGCGTTCATGCCCGCGGTGATCGCGCTCTTCGTGGCACCGGGCGACGAGACCCCCACCTATATCCGCGTGATCGCGCTGATCCTCGTGCAGTGGGCGCTGGGCTGGATGGGTCTGGCCCGTCTGCTGCGCGGACAGGTGATGTCCCTACGGGAGCGCGACTTCGTCGAGGCCGCGAGGATCACCGGCGCCTCCCCCTGGCGCATCATCACCAAGGAACTGCTCCCCAACGTGGTGACCCCGATCCTCGTGCAAAGCACCTACATGCTCCCGCTGTTCGTGACGGCGGAGGCCGGCCTGTCCTTCATGGGCGTCGGCATCGTGGACCCCACTCCCGACTGGGGCCGGCTGTTCAAGACGGCCGGCCAGATCTACGAGAACGACCCGACCTACCTTCTCTTCCCCGGCGCCGCGATGGTGATCTTCGTGCTCTGCTTCAACCTGCTCGGGGACTCGGTACGGGACGCCTTCGACCCCAAGTCCGGGCGCTGA
- a CDS encoding DUF6113 family protein, which translates to MTTSKGGGTAARRGPHKGGADADRGQRTRASGGGAAARGGTPAAPPGGASASAPLTPGRVGIYALLLVAGVLVALAGTLVQAAWFPGGLLLALAGIGALFYGGSRATGTAAGVLVPGAAWLVTVFLLISDVRPEGDFLFGPGLGSYAFLLGGMVIAVICATAHQFRATAAPRGRVGG; encoded by the coding sequence ATGACGACGTCGAAGGGCGGCGGGACCGCGGCACGGCGCGGCCCCCACAAGGGCGGCGCCGACGCGGACAGGGGCCAGCGGACCAGGGCGTCCGGTGGCGGCGCCGCGGCGCGCGGTGGCACCCCCGCGGCGCCACCGGGCGGGGCGTCCGCGAGCGCACCGTTGACGCCGGGCCGGGTGGGCATCTACGCCCTGCTGCTGGTGGCCGGCGTCCTGGTCGCGCTCGCCGGCACGCTCGTCCAAGCGGCCTGGTTCCCGGGCGGGTTGCTGCTGGCGCTGGCCGGAATCGGTGCCCTCTTCTACGGGGGCTCCAGGGCTACCGGGACCGCGGCCGGGGTGCTGGTGCCCGGCGCGGCCTGGCTGGTGACGGTGTTCCTGCTGATCAGCGACGTACGGCCGGAGGGCGACTTCCTGTTCGGGCCGGGGCTCGGCTCGTACGCCTTCCTCCTGGGCGGCATGGTGATCGCTGTGATCTGCGCCACCGCTCACCAGTTCCGTGCTACCGCCGCGCCCCGTGGCCGAGTTGGCGGATGA
- a CDS encoding S9 family peptidase, translated as MTGQLPFPRHSARTQRFTLGAPRAFALAPDGARVAFLRSATGTDRSQRLWVLELDGGREFTAADPHALLAGAEEDLPPEERARRERSREGSAGIVGYAVDAAVELAAFALSGRLFVSELRAGTTRELPAAGPVVDPRPAPDGRHVAYVSGGALRVVAADGGGDTGAAADRALAEPEGPDVTWGLAEFIAAEEMDRHRGFWWSPDSDRLLAARVDESPVARWWIADPAHPDRAPAQVPYPAAGTANAEVSLAFFGLDGGRTDVRWDTARYPYLARVHWSAAGPPLLLVQTRDQRAQRYLTVDPETGETAVLHEDQDEVWVEPFPGAPGWTPDGRLVRIADEGGARKLFVGDRPLTGEPLHVRAVLDIDEDDVLFAASGPELHDIGVYRAWFHSGGQEGGGASPALTAWERVGERPYPTVSSAVRSGALMVLTQASLERPGATSEVVRLDPDGAEKTLAVIGSHAETPHLAARPRLVLAGERRIPCAVLLPTGHTEGDGPLPVLLDPYGGPHGQRVVAAHNAHLTSQWFADQGFAVVVADGRGTPGRSPAWEKAVSRDLASVTLEDQVHALTALADSFPLDLTRVAIRGWSFGGYLAGLAALRRPDVFHAAVVGAPVTDLRLYDTHYQERYLGHPAEEPEVYARNSLVTDEGLSGAVEPHRPMLIVHGLADDNVVVAHSLRLSSALLAAGRPHEVLPLTGVTHMASQEQVAENLLLFQVDFLKRSLGIA; from the coding sequence ATGACCGGACAGCTTCCCTTCCCCCGGCACTCGGCGCGCACCCAGCGCTTCACGCTCGGCGCCCCGCGCGCCTTCGCCCTGGCCCCCGACGGCGCCCGCGTCGCCTTCCTCCGCTCCGCCACCGGCACCGACCGCAGCCAGCGGCTCTGGGTCCTGGAGCTGGACGGCGGACGGGAGTTCACCGCCGCGGACCCGCACGCCCTGTTGGCCGGCGCGGAGGAGGACCTGCCGCCCGAGGAGCGGGCGCGCCGCGAGCGCAGCCGCGAGGGCTCGGCCGGCATCGTCGGCTACGCGGTGGACGCCGCGGTGGAGTTGGCCGCCTTCGCCCTCTCGGGGCGGTTGTTCGTCTCCGAGCTGCGGGCCGGCACCACCCGCGAACTCCCCGCGGCCGGCCCGGTGGTGGACCCCCGCCCGGCCCCCGACGGCCGCCATGTCGCCTATGTGTCGGGCGGCGCGCTGCGGGTCGTCGCGGCGGACGGCGGCGGGGACACCGGCGCGGCCGCGGACCGCGCGCTGGCGGAGCCCGAAGGACCCGATGTCACCTGGGGACTGGCCGAGTTCATCGCGGCCGAGGAGATGGACCGCCACCGCGGCTTCTGGTGGTCCCCCGACAGCGACCGGTTGTTGGCCGCCCGGGTCGACGAGTCGCCGGTGGCCCGTTGGTGGATCGCCGACCCCGCGCACCCGGACCGGGCGCCCGCCCAGGTGCCGTATCCGGCGGCCGGCACCGCCAACGCCGAGGTCTCCCTGGCCTTCTTCGGGCTGGACGGCGGCCGCACGGACGTCCGTTGGGACACCGCGCGCTATCCGTATCTGGCCCGCGTCCACTGGTCGGCGGCCGGCCCGCCGCTGCTCCTGGTGCAGACCCGGGACCAACGGGCCCAGCGCTATCTGACGGTCGATCCGGAGACGGGCGAGACCGCCGTGCTGCACGAGGACCAGGACGAGGTGTGGGTCGAGCCGTTCCCCGGGGCGCCGGGCTGGACGCCCGACGGCCGGCTGGTGCGGATCGCCGACGAGGGCGGCGCCCGGAAGCTGTTCGTCGGCGATCGGCCGCTGACCGGGGAGCCGCTGCACGTCCGGGCGGTGCTGGACATCGACGAGGACGACGTCCTGTTCGCCGCCAGCGGGCCGGAGTTGCACGACATCGGCGTCTATCGGGCGTGGTTCCACAGCGGCGGCCAGGAGGGCGGGGGCGCCTCCCCCGCCCTGACGGCCTGGGAGCGGGTCGGCGAGCGGCCGTATCCGACGGTGTCCTCGGCGGTGCGCAGCGGGGCGCTGATGGTGCTGACCCAGGCGTCGTTGGAGCGGCCGGGCGCCACCTCGGAGGTGGTGCGGCTGGATCCGGACGGCGCCGAGAAGACCCTGGCCGTCATCGGCTCGCATGCCGAGACGCCCCATCTCGCCGCCCGGCCGCGGCTGGTGCTCGCCGGCGAGCGCCGCATCCCGTGCGCGGTGCTGCTGCCCACCGGCCATACGGAGGGCGACGGTCCGCTGCCGGTGCTGCTCGACCCGTACGGCGGCCCGCACGGCCAGCGGGTGGTCGCCGCGCACAACGCCCATCTGACCTCACAGTGGTTCGCCGACCAGGGCTTCGCGGTGGTCGTGGCGGACGGCCGGGGCACCCCGGGCCGCTCCCCCGCCTGGGAGAAGGCGGTCTCCCGGGACCTGGCGTCGGTGACCCTGGAGGACCAGGTGCACGCGCTGACCGCGCTGGCCGACTCCTTCCCCCTGGACCTGACGCGGGTGGCGATCCGCGGCTGGTCGTTCGGCGGCTATCTGGCGGGCCTGGCCGCGCTGCGCCGGCCGGACGTCTTCCACGCCGCGGTGGTGGGGGCGCCGGTCACCGATCTGCGGCTCTACGACACCCACTACCAGGAGCGGTATCTGGGCCACCCCGCCGAGGAGCCGGAGGTGTACGCGCGCAACTCCCTGGTGACGGACGAGGGGTTGTCGGGCGCGGTGGAGCCGCACCGCCCGATGCTGATCGTGCACGGCCTGGCGGACGACAACGTGGTGGTGGCGCACTCCCTGCGGCTCTCCTCCGCGCTGCTGGCGGCCGGCCGGCCGCACGAGGTACTGCCGCTGACGGGGGTGACGCACATGGCCTCCCAGGAGCAGGTGGCGGAGAATCTGCTGCTGTTCCAAGTGGACTTCCTCAAGCGGTCGTTGGGGATCGCCTGA
- a CDS encoding ABC transporter ATP-binding protein, with product MTTTATTTLTAARDAGRAPVVSFQGVSKSYGAVRAVADLHLELHPGETVALLGPNGAGKSSTLDLLLGLRTPDTGEVSLFGTTPQRAIQEGRVGAMLQSGGLMEGVKVRELVRLARDLHPRGYSVDQIMATAGITDIADRLVGKLSGGQEQRVRFALATAGANDLIVLDEPTTGMDVSSRQTFWGAMRRQADEGRTVLFATHYLEEADEIADRVIVLHRGRVLADGTSAEIKARAGARRITFDLDELPDRSALEALPHLTSLTVSHSGSAAGAARTVRIQSQDADATVHALYGLGLYPRNLEVSGLGLEQAFIAITTAEEAAR from the coding sequence ATGACGACGACAGCTACCACCACTCTCACCGCCGCGCGGGACGCGGGCCGGGCCCCGGTGGTCAGCTTCCAGGGGGTCAGTAAGAGTTACGGCGCGGTGCGCGCGGTGGCCGACCTCCACCTGGAGCTGCACCCCGGCGAGACCGTCGCCCTCCTCGGCCCCAACGGCGCGGGCAAGTCCTCCACCCTCGACCTCCTCCTCGGCCTGCGCACCCCGGACACCGGCGAGGTCTCCCTCTTCGGCACCACCCCGCAGCGCGCCATACAGGAGGGCAGGGTCGGCGCGATGCTCCAGAGCGGCGGCCTGATGGAGGGCGTCAAGGTCCGCGAGCTGGTCCGGCTCGCCCGTGATCTGCACCCGCGCGGCTATTCCGTGGACCAGATCATGGCCACCGCCGGCATCACCGACATCGCGGACCGGCTCGTCGGCAAGCTCTCCGGCGGCCAGGAGCAGCGGGTGCGCTTCGCTCTCGCCACCGCCGGCGCCAACGACCTGATCGTGCTCGACGAGCCCACCACCGGCATGGACGTCTCCTCCCGGCAGACCTTCTGGGGCGCCATGCGCCGCCAGGCCGACGAGGGCCGCACGGTCCTCTTCGCCACGCACTACCTCGAAGAGGCCGACGAGATAGCCGACCGCGTGATCGTGCTGCACCGCGGTCGGGTGCTGGCCGACGGCACCTCCGCCGAGATCAAGGCCCGGGCCGGCGCCCGCCGGATCACCTTCGATCTGGACGAGCTGCCCGACCGCAGCGCGCTGGAGGCCCTGCCGCACCTGACGTCCCTGACCGTGTCCCACAGCGGTTCCGCCGCGGGCGCCGCGCGCACCGTCCGCATCCAGTCACAGGACGCCGACGCCACCGTGCACGCCCTTTACGGCCTCGGTCTCTACCCGCGCAACCTCGAAGTCTCCGGCCTCGGCCTGGAGCAGGCGTTCATCGCCATCACCACCGCCGAGGAGGCGGCCCGATGA
- a CDS encoding sensor histidine kinase, whose translation MRPVKTTSVADDRNPVLIGQRPRSRRQAVGKSMWIAIWLLYLAGPVAELTNRGFSTGQRIWGVVGLTLFVLAYALLVFRHMLRKPPLALRYTPLIVMVLLSVLLTWTLGYSWLVLFIFTSVASAVVLPWQRSRWVIPLITAVLIAVGIRYPEIRNYYLFAYALPALGSGFVMVGVQNLVRTTQELRAAREEVARLAANEERLRLARDLHDLLGHSLSLITLKSELAGRMLPGRPDDAAKQVADIERVSRQALVDVREAVTGYRRPRLAVELAGARAALRTAQIALTVDPSLEEEHHGLTADTEGALAWALREAVTNVVRHSGARRCELLLTEEWEADERRYVCLTVADDGDGPSRAQHDGNGLAGLRERLALTDGHLETGQAPGSGGFVLRAFVPLRAPSPSPDGPIPAPDSSPEPVNGPA comes from the coding sequence ATGAGACCGGTGAAGACGACGAGCGTGGCGGACGACCGCAACCCGGTGCTGATCGGGCAGCGGCCGCGCAGTCGCCGCCAGGCCGTCGGCAAGTCGATGTGGATCGCCATCTGGCTGCTCTACCTCGCCGGCCCGGTGGCCGAGCTCACCAACCGCGGCTTCAGCACCGGCCAGCGGATATGGGGCGTCGTCGGCCTCACGCTCTTCGTCCTCGCCTACGCCCTGCTGGTCTTCCGCCACATGCTGCGGAAGCCGCCGCTCGCCCTCCGGTACACCCCGCTGATCGTGATGGTGCTGTTGTCCGTCCTCCTGACCTGGACGCTGGGCTACTCCTGGCTGGTGCTGTTCATCTTCACCAGCGTGGCCTCCGCGGTGGTCCTGCCCTGGCAGCGCTCCCGCTGGGTCATCCCGCTCATCACCGCGGTGCTGATCGCCGTCGGCATCCGCTATCCGGAGATACGCAACTACTACCTCTTCGCCTACGCGCTGCCGGCCCTCGGCAGCGGCTTCGTGATGGTCGGCGTGCAGAACCTGGTCCGTACGACGCAGGAGCTGCGGGCCGCCCGGGAGGAGGTCGCCCGCCTCGCCGCCAACGAGGAGCGCCTGCGGCTCGCCCGCGATCTGCACGACCTCCTCGGGCACTCGCTCTCGCTGATAACGCTCAAGAGCGAGCTGGCCGGGCGGATGCTGCCCGGCCGCCCCGACGACGCCGCCAAGCAGGTCGCCGACATCGAGCGGGTCAGCCGCCAGGCCCTGGTCGACGTCCGCGAGGCGGTCACCGGTTACCGCCGCCCCCGCCTGGCGGTGGAGCTGGCCGGCGCCCGCGCCGCGCTGCGCACCGCCCAGATCGCGCTCACCGTCGACCCGTCGCTGGAGGAGGAGCACCACGGGCTGACCGCCGACACCGAGGGCGCCCTGGCCTGGGCGCTGCGCGAGGCGGTCACCAACGTCGTCCGGCACAGCGGCGCCCGCCGCTGCGAGTTGCTGCTCACCGAGGAGTGGGAGGCCGACGAGCGCCGCTATGTCTGCCTGACCGTGGCCGACGACGGGGACGGCCCGTCCCGCGCCCAGCACGACGGCAACGGCCTCGCTGGCCTGCGCGAGCGGCTGGCGCTCACCGACGGCCATCTGGAGACGGGCCAGGCCCCCGGCTCCGGCGGCTTCGTGTTGCGGGCCTTCGTCCCGCTGCGCGCCCCGTCCCCGTCCCCGGACGGCCCGATACCCGCGCCGGACAGCTCCCCGGAGCCGGTGAACGGCCCCGCCTGA
- the mshB gene encoding N-acetyl-1-D-myo-inositol-2-amino-2-deoxy-alpha-D-glucopyranoside deacetylase has translation MTSHPPAGRSDAPSRRLLLVHAHPDDESINNGATMARYAAEGARVTLVTCTRGEEGEVIPPGLAHLTPDRDDALGPYRVRELADAMAALAVTDHRFLGGPGRYRDSGMMGAPQNDRPGCFWQAPVDEAAAHLVAVIREVRPQVLVTYDPNGGYGHPDHIQAHRVAMRAAELAARADFRPDLGGAYAIEKIYWNCNPRSEVEAGLAAVAGAEHRFAGVAAVGEVPGVVPDDAVTATLVGAGGYADAKAAAMRAHRTQIVIDGAFFALSNDLGQPLFSTEHYRLAHGKSGAADGEREDDLFAGIVESAGSTGAPGRTRREEAAE, from the coding sequence ATGACCTCCCACCCGCCCGCGGGGCGCAGCGACGCTCCCAGTCGCCGCCTCCTCCTGGTGCACGCGCACCCGGACGACGAGTCGATCAACAACGGCGCCACCATGGCCAGGTACGCGGCCGAGGGCGCCCGGGTCACGCTGGTGACCTGCACCCGCGGCGAGGAGGGCGAGGTCATCCCGCCCGGGCTCGCCCACCTGACGCCGGACCGCGACGACGCCCTGGGCCCGTACCGCGTCCGCGAGCTGGCCGACGCGATGGCCGCCCTCGCCGTCACCGACCACCGCTTCCTCGGCGGCCCCGGCCGCTACCGGGACTCCGGGATGATGGGCGCGCCCCAGAACGACCGGCCGGGCTGCTTCTGGCAGGCCCCCGTGGACGAGGCGGCGGCCCACCTGGTGGCCGTCATCCGCGAGGTCCGCCCCCAGGTCCTGGTCACCTATGACCCGAATGGCGGATACGGCCACCCCGATCACATTCAGGCCCACCGCGTGGCGATGCGGGCCGCGGAGCTGGCCGCGCGGGCCGACTTCCGCCCGGATCTCGGCGGCGCGTATGCGATCGAAAAGATTTACTGGAACTGCAACCCCCGCTCGGAGGTCGAGGCCGGTCTGGCCGCGGTGGCCGGAGCCGAGCACCGCTTCGCCGGGGTCGCGGCGGTGGGCGAGGTCCCCGGTGTAGTGCCGGACGACGCGGTCACCGCGACGCTCGTCGGCGCGGGCGGATACGCGGACGCGAAGGCCGCGGCGATGCGCGCGCACAGGACGCAGATCGTGATCGACGGGGCGTTCTTCGCGCTCTCCAACGACCTCGGCCAACCGCTGTTCAGTACGGAGCACTACCGGCTGGCGCACGGAAAGTCCGGCGCGGCCGACGGGGAGCGCGAGGACGATCTCTTCGCGGGGATCGTGGAGTCGGCCGGTTCGACGGGGGCGCCCGGGCGCACCCGACGTGAGGAGGCGGCGGAATGA
- a CDS encoding ABC transporter substrate-binding protein, translating to MNALSTRRARAMIVALAAGSLALTGCSGGGRATKDDAQTDKDAATQSKVVPIGTAAQSNGPAAPVKGAENGGTITVYQRDSYNHLDPAQMYVSDVGDLAKLIFRGLTTYTQDDKGNKTLVGDLATDAGKMSDGGKTWTYTLKDGIKFEDGTPITSKDIRHSIERMYAPFITEGPTYIQQWLSGDGTTYRKALPDGPYKGDHLPKSVLDTPDGKTIVFHFKAPQTQLPYALAMAGYSVVPDSAKDTKDNYDVKPVCAGPYKIASFKSGKSMQLVKNTNWDPKTDPARHQFVDGYNISFNHQFSDSTKRLMADQGGDKTAISFTNAVEPTLTKQVLDNPSASKRLVQGYQPYVWQLNMNMDRIKDKRIRDAITYALPSQQVVRIEGGSYGGEVAGGLLSPTVAGYEKGYDPYGKLKKPNGDPEKAKQLLKEAGKTGMKLVYAYANTEIRQKEAVAIADGLAKAGFDVQKKEIDSSSWYQQMGKVDNGFDIYLTGWGQDWPDASTVIPPSYDGRTIADGASNYSHVRDPKISQEIDRIRQIPDVQKQTAEWQKLHHYIVEKVNPAAPVFYVKSLQLYGSKIGGIRYNTDTNYLDVNTLFIKK from the coding sequence ATGAATGCACTCTCCACGCGTAGAGCCCGCGCGATGATCGTGGCCCTGGCGGCCGGCTCGCTCGCACTCACCGGTTGCAGCGGCGGCGGCCGCGCGACCAAGGACGACGCACAGACCGACAAGGACGCGGCCACCCAGTCCAAGGTGGTGCCGATCGGTACCGCGGCGCAGTCCAACGGCCCCGCGGCCCCGGTCAAGGGCGCAGAGAACGGCGGCACCATCACCGTCTACCAGCGCGACAGCTACAACCACCTCGACCCGGCCCAGATGTACGTCAGTGACGTGGGCGACCTGGCCAAGCTGATCTTCCGTGGCCTGACCACCTACACCCAGGACGACAAGGGCAACAAGACCCTCGTCGGCGACCTCGCCACCGACGCCGGCAAGATGTCCGACGGCGGCAAGACCTGGACGTACACCCTCAAGGACGGCATCAAGTTCGAGGACGGCACGCCGATCACCTCGAAGGACATCCGGCACTCCATCGAGCGGATGTACGCGCCGTTCATCACCGAGGGTCCGACCTACATCCAGCAGTGGCTGTCGGGCGACGGCACGACCTACCGCAAGGCGCTGCCGGACGGTCCGTACAAGGGCGACCACCTGCCCAAGTCCGTCCTGGACACCCCGGACGGCAAGACCATCGTCTTCCACTTCAAGGCGCCGCAGACGCAGTTGCCCTACGCGCTGGCGATGGCGGGTTACAGCGTCGTCCCGGACAGCGCCAAGGACACCAAGGACAACTACGACGTCAAGCCGGTCTGCGCCGGCCCGTACAAGATCGCGTCCTTCAAGTCCGGCAAGTCCATGCAGCTGGTGAAGAACACCAACTGGGACCCCAAGACCGACCCGGCGCGCCACCAGTTCGTCGACGGCTACAACATCTCCTTCAACCACCAGTTCTCCGACTCCACCAAGCGGTTGATGGCCGATCAGGGCGGCGACAAGACCGCCATCAGCTTCACCAACGCCGTGGAGCCGACGCTCACCAAGCAGGTGCTGGACAACCCCAGCGCCAGCAAGCGCCTGGTGCAGGGCTACCAGCCCTACGTCTGGCAGCTCAACATGAACATGGACCGCATCAAGGACAAGCGGATCCGTGACGCCATCACCTACGCGCTGCCGAGCCAGCAGGTCGTCCGGATCGAGGGCGGCAGCTACGGCGGCGAGGTCGCCGGCGGTCTGCTCTCCCCGACCGTCGCGGGCTACGAGAAGGGCTACGACCCCTACGGCAAGCTGAAGAAGCCCAACGGCGACCCGGAGAAGGCCAAGCAGCTCCTGAAGGAAGCCGGCAAGACGGGCATGAAGCTCGTCTACGCCTACGCCAACACCGAGATCCGGCAGAAGGAAGCCGTCGCCATCGCCGACGGGCTGGCCAAGGCCGGCTTCGACGTGCAGAAGAAGGAGATCGACTCCTCCTCCTGGTACCAGCAGATGGGCAAGGTCGACAACGGCTTCGACATCTACCTGACCGGCTGGGGCCAGGACTGGCCGGACGCCTCCACGGTGATCCCGCCGTCCTACGACGGCCGCACCATCGCGGACGGCGCCTCCAACTACTCGCACGTCCGTGACCCAAAGATCAGCCAGGAGATCGACCGCATCCGGCAGATCCCCGACGTCCAGAAGCAGACCGCGGAGTGGCAGAAGCTCCACCACTACATCGTGGAGAAGGTCAACCCGGCCGCCCCGGTCTTCTACGTCAAGTCGCTCCAGCTCTACGGCTCGAAGATCGGCGGTATCCGGTACAACACGGACACCAACTACCTCGACGTGAACACGCTGTTCATCAAGAAGTAG